The genomic interval GCACTGTAATTAATGATGGGTTCTTCTAACAATACATGATTAGGGATGGTAATGATCTTACCTGTTGCACCTTCAGTCGAAAGATAATTCCCGCGTTCTGCAATTTTAAAATGCAAAGGAGAAATTTTGACGACATCACCAAGATGTCCGCTAATTTCGATACGGTCATACATTTTAAAGAGACGACGATTCATTAATAAGAAATAGCCGACAACCTCCATTGCTAGGTTTTTCAATGAAAAAGCCACTAAAGCGACAATTAATAAAGCGACCACAATGACCGAATTGGCCGCATTGATCCAAATGCCCAAAATACATACAACTGCAATAAACCAAATAAACTGGCGAATACTCTTTAATATAACTGTGAAGCGTTTGGCATTTGTGGCGTGTTTCACTAAGTATTTTGTAACAATGTAATGAAGCCAAAAGGTTACAAGTAAAATAACAATCGTAAAAACAATTTTATGTGATAAATTTTGCCCGTCAAATGCTCCTTTAAAAAGGTTTTCGATATAGGATGTAATTTGTTCAATCAATAATATAGACCTCATTTCTTCAATCCATTTACACAACTTAATTTTACCAAAATAAAAGACCAAGCACTTGTAAAAAATGGGTTTGGTCGTTAAAAAATTAATTCTGTTATCGCAATTACAATAAGAATACTGATAATTGCTTTTTGTATGATGTTAGGTAAAAGGCGGCCAACTTTTAAACCAATAGGCGCAAATATCACACTGCCGATGATTAAAAATATTGCATTGCCAAGTGGTACATAGCCTTGCATTAATTTAATCGTAAATGATCCGATGGCAGACATACAAGCGATTACAATACTATTTGTTACGACTGTATTCATTGGTAGTTTAAAAATAGCAAGTAGTACTGGAATAACAATAAA from Staphylococcus condimenti carries:
- a CDS encoding mechanosensitive ion channel family protein — its product is MIEQITSYIENLFKGAFDGQNLSHKIVFTIVILLVTFWLHYIVTKYLVKHATNAKRFTVILKSIRQFIWFIAVVCILGIWINAANSVIVVALLIVALVAFSLKNLAMEVVGYFLLMNRRLFKMYDRIEISGHLGDVVKISPLHFKIAERGNYLSTEGATGKIITIPNHVLLEEPIINYSAASHINWYEVDYNLAIDSDWQTAVSICEKALDDYMKDFLSHYSEEQLQRIKAKISLFDGKLDYKVHLLIDKDMAVLSCYFPSDYPKASDVKSELNKRILPLLNAEDSIELIGERIHVEMDN